GTTCccaaccaataaaaaaaaaattctatcaaaaggacgaattttttacaaaatacatttattttcaaccaaatagataaattattaactaaattcataataattcaacCAATACAATTTTGATGGgatgaattttcacctcaaaaataataatttttcacaaccaaaaattaattttcaaccaaatttttgaatttccactcagaagaatgaatttttagcaaatttgttcatttttcaacttcaggagaaattttttattatttacctaaactttcaacctaaaatataatcCCTAATGTATCAACTAGCAGATActctaacttttttaaacaaaaataattgaatttaacgaattaaaaaaatatatttaaattttccacgaagaagattaattttttaccaaaacagacgaattttctaaaataaagtggaatttctaattgtaaaatatgaattattagaaaaataggtcatttttaattaaatggtcaaattttctaccaaaataggtaaactttcaacaaaaaatacgaattttgaataaaaattcgaataaaatcgAAAAAGCAGAAAATAGGAACAATGGGAAAGAcgaaagaaaattcatctattgattgaaaattccactaatgtAGATCTTTGAAGATTTGACACAAGAAACTTAAAAGtatttggacaattttaaaaggtttcaaaaaaatataaaatattttataagatttccgggaaaattttcaaccattttttaaatttcttttacttCAGGCGAACATTGAAGAAGGCTTTATAAAGttccaaaagattttattaattctaaaaatagaatctagtatacttttagaaaaatttttctgttttgcaaaatttttcaaagttttacgaaaaattctcatctgtttaaaatatatttacaagtttttaaaaaatgttaaaaataatttaagttcgaaaagatttatattaaagagttaattttaaccgaatattttaaatgattttacaacaCTACGAAAGGTGTCGTAACTTTTGAAAAgatacagaaataattttcatctaaaatgatttgaagaaattttgaaaaatttaaatttttgaagatttagaaaataaaacttaagagaatttaaagaattttaacagctTTCAAGAGGATATAAAAATTTGCATAAGATTTccgagaaaaattagaaaatttttttatttttgtactttcatttcaggcaaataaataaatattggaaACATCTTTAAAACATCCCCAAagcattctaaaattttcaaggaagaatctAGAAGATGTTCAGAATTTTATCAAGTTTTAGTGGgaatttgcattttattaaaatacttttacaagttttaaaaaatttgtttgttttgttgaaaattcatatttttggtttgataattgACCTTTCGtaagaaaaattcgtcttttattttatattgcaaCCGTTTGatatcaaatttagtttttttttgtttaagggttaaactattaagttaaaaattcgtgtattcttatgaatttaactcttttttatttaaaataaaaaactttcttagtttttttattgactaTTATGTTTTTcatcgagaattcatcttttttggtttaaggttcatcatttttatttaatattaatctctttggttgtcaatgtaaatattttgttgaaaatttgtcctttttggccgaaaattaaacttcttggttaaaaattaactttgttattgaaaaatgatattttttcgtaaGTAAATTAAGTTgtgttgtggaaaatttgtccttttggaaaACAGTccatctttgttggttaaaaatacagctggttgaaaagtaatattttttagttgaaaattcaactattcgtttgaagattacattttttgttgaaattttgattagacatctttgataagtttcaggacaaaaattaaatctaataaagaaatagctaataataatttttattttgtattaaaagttattctttcctttaaaatgtaattaattagtagatttgataagaatcaaatcaacCCCTTCTTCGACCGTCAATGTGAATATGAGTAATTATGAGACCTACACAAAATTCTTACTCTTATAATGTAATTTGCCATAAAAGTTCGTTCTCCCTTGTCTAACaaaccttttttagtagaaaaatataaatttgtttaaaaaattcgcttattttttgttgttataaattcacatcttttggaaaagaattcgcttttttaaattgaaattgtttggattaaaactaaaatctttttcggcCTAGAATTCAACCAATTTGCTGCAAATACGAACTTTAGAatcaattcaactcttttttatttaaaattaaaatattttcttgttttaatatcaactattatatttttaattgtatttttttggctAAACATGTAATTACTAGGCTAAAAGTGAAACTACTATgttcaaatttccatttttgacacaaaattaatcatcttggtttgaaattaaattttttgttgaaaattgatatgttttatttaaacaattaagctGATTAGGAAAAAATTCGTCCTTATAGAAAACAGTCCATCTTTTTAGGTTCGAAAAACATTTGGTtgtaacttaatattttttagtagaaaattccactttttttgaagattgaatttttgttgcaattttttatttagcataTCGAAAACTTTCATTTCGTTTTAATTTTCTCCAGAATCTTTGAAAAGTTATATTCATATAACTTTCAGAACGATTAAACGAATTAAGCTAAGAagaaatagtaattaaaatttttattttgtactaaaaattattctttcctttaatttctaattaacctaccatttttttctcTGTGGACTGACGagtctattttagttgaaaattcaataatgttgCCAATAATTCGTGTTGTCGGTTtagaaattcacataatttagtttaaattccgactttcattgaatttcaattgtttgcttaagtataaaaaatttgattagtcTTAAtagcaactattatatttttcgttatttattcatgtcttttggttgtaaattcaactactatgtcaaaagtaaaactactttgtgaaatattcactcgtttaattgaaaattcgtaattttagttcaaaatttatctctttgttagaaaatataacaattttgttgaaaactcgtcgttttggaaaatatttaatctttttttgttagaaaacagcTATTTccaattaatctcttttgtttgaaaatttaaatattcatttaagaattgacttttctgttgaaatttttatttgacaactctaaaatgatgaaaaatctttttcaatattcaccagaatcttagaaaaattatatttgtataaccTTAAAAAGCAAATAAGCCtgcaaaataaatagttatttaaaaattataattttgaattaaaaatcatgGTTTATAGTGAAAACCGGACTTTGAATCTGAAAACTAAGTTGTAGAACCACACCCGAGGGGATCGACCTTGAGCATCACTTAACATTTTTCCAGAAGTAATGCACGCCCGGTCAATCCTTTCTTCTAGAACCAAGTTCCACCCTTCTCCTGGTCTCAGAACTGGAGAACTGGAAgggaccaaaaaaaattttaaaggtataaaaGGGACGGTTTCTAGGTACTTCAGCATATCTACTCTTGAAAGCACCAGTAAATTCAACATGTTCAAATCGGTAAGTAAAATTTCTGATATCAAAAATTATCCTCATctcaaaatatattcaatttttttcttagaaaaagtGCCTCTTTCAGgttcaaaagtttataattttgtaaaatcgggataattataaatcattttgagCAGCGGGCCGTGTATGAATTACCTTATATGGGGAGGCTAAACTATTTTTCAGATAGGGTGTTTTGTTGAAgacttaacaattttctttaaaagttatcctcttgggttgaaaattttacttatttcttgaaaattctcttttttgtctttcaagtcaaataaatttgtttaaaacttttcttgTTCGTTGactagtaatttttatttgataaaaaatgcaactattttgatgCACTTTCTTTTCGCTTTGAATTGTTAACATTTACCATTTGTAGTAgaacattcatgtttttttttattggtctttttttgtagaaaattaatactttttggttgaaagtgtaactgtcttgtcgaaaaattatgtattttttttaaaccgtttggttcaaaattcttctattttagttgaagttgaagtattttgttcaaaattcgtcttcattgattattttcaaatatttttgatttcaaattaaaatcattttttgtggaaatatcaaaactttttcttttttgagtaaaaatttacatttttaggttataaatttctccttttttagtttaaaatctacctatttattcgaaaattcatttcgtgattcgtaattcgtcttttttatagaaaagaaatcctttcagttaaaagtttttttttaatatttatatattttgttttaaaaaaaatagtttggttgaaaattaaactgttttagttcAAGATTTCAGTCTTTCGatgcaaattcgtctttattaATCATTTCAATTGGTTTTGAttccaaattaacatttttgttgttaaaatatcaacatttactttttttattaaaaaatcacatttttcaggttaaaacttaaattttttattgaaaattttaactatttgcctgaaaattcaactattttgtagaaaattcgtatttgcagctcgaaaattaaacaatctggtacaaaatataactatttggttgaagtttaactgcttttttaaaaatgtatttctttgattgaaaatgcaacaatgttttgaaatttattgtgttggtttaaaatgtatcgttttgagtagaaaattcattgtcttattagttagaaaattaaatcttttagttgaaagtgtaaaGTCATATGTTTCGGAATTGGAACTGCTGAGCACATTGAAATCCAGAGTTTTtggatgaaattaaaaataaataaatttttcattgtgaaaacttaaaaattgacaatatttggcAATTGTTTAAAGAACTTCTAAAAACAAATTCACAAAGTGGGTGTTTTTCAAGAAACAGAGACTCCATTTTTCTGAGAAATCAACTACGAGtgacattttgataatttttgctaTGATGCTTCAAAAATACACAAGACttattaattgcttaaataattttcgtaaacaaatttacagttcgaaaattttacaacaaatacgCTTAATTTGTGTTTATGGAATCGAGTAATGATGTGTTTTTGATGACAATAAAAAAGTGAtcctatttattgaaaaatatctatactgtgaattcatttataaacattacttaaacaattatcaaatagCCTCTATTTTCAATTTGTCttgacaaaatattaatttatctcaCATTTTGTACCATAACACCGgatttcaatcaacaaaaatgatttcccTCTATCTTAGTTAAAATGGaacccttttttcaaatttcctgacAAAAGTTTTAAATACTCTTTTATTGTCAAGAATGGTTTTACAGTCcccaaacatttaaaatgattttttaaaatttcgaaaaatagtgcagaatattttaaagcaaaaatgtgcCATTCTTCAAGATTAGAAACTATACTTGCCAATcccgaaaaataacttttgtttaataatttttttgtgtaataacgaatttttcataattattcttgTCTACTGGGAATTATTTCTAGATAGTTTTATAACAGATATtagatcatttttataaattggagaataaaaatatagaaaaacttGCTTCTTACataacaaatgaattaaaattttcataaaaaatttcaaatacacaaatcttttaataattaaaaaaatttgattataaaatacaAATCGAATAAGTAACTTAAGATCAAAGTTAATTTACGCACAAAAACTTGTTTGCCACCCGAACATTTTTagctgatttaaaattatttctttttaataaagcaACATGAATTCTTAAGAGATTCctcgatttcaatttaaaaaaaagattatttactttatttaatacatAAAGTTAAACATATTATTGTCTACTCTGTAATAAAAGATTCGTAAAGCATAACttgattgtttattataaattaatacttCTTTATTCGCAATcgtattgttataaacaatgataggttattttttaatcattttttatatttattaagtgATTTTGGgttttaatccaatttaaagtaatataaaaacatttaaaaataaaattaaatacatctttcttattcttataacaaatatgataaaaaaatgcgCAGATTGAGAAATTTTTGAGAGTTATAGTCACTTTTTTTAAGCGTGTTTTGTTTGACTTGCCAGTTAATGTTCAATCAACTATATTAtccttttcataaataaattataaaatttgtaaataaaaatcacatgataacaattttgaatttttatgatacAAGGAAATAGAGAAATGTATACTACTCGATCTCTTTTTCAATCCccttttctctatctcatcctgtGATTCACCTATCAATGTCTATCCTTTTCAATACCATCTTCTCTATCTCACCGTATCCTTTGTCTACCTAcgtgaatattttttgaactctTTATCAAtgtaaattcacgtatttttcAAGCCCTTCTTCTCTATCACATCTCATTATTTATCtgtttatgtcaatttttttctatctataTTAATCTAAATTCTTGTCTATCTCTTCTCTATCCCATCGTATCGCACGTCTATAAACGTCTATCTTTTACTatctttttgttgatttaaattcACGTATATCTTTTTCTATAccatcttctctatctcatcctattctTTGTCTATCTACTTGAATTTTTGTTCTGTCTTTGCCAAACATCTTTaacgtcttttttaaatttcatattctctatctcatcctatttTTGATCTCTGCAtgtcaattttttatatcttctaaTCCGGATACCCGGGTGTCATACAGCAGGAAGCAGAATAATtatcataatgaaaattttttcgctttttttagtTTGTCTTCGTCGCCATTTTGGCTTTGGCTGCTGCAGCTCCTGAACCCGCACCAGCTCCTGGACCTGCACCAGGTCCTGAACCTGCACCCAAACCTGAATTATTGGCTCAACCTCTGGTTTACAGCAGCTATCCTAGTTACTATACCAATTACTATGGAATCGCGCCTCTTCCATATCAGCCTCTTGTCACCAGTTATTCCGGACTTCCGGTCGTTAAACCAATCGCATATGCATTATAATTTCAACTTCATGATCCGTCGCAccgatatttccaaatttcataaATAAGTAATCAccgatttttccaaatttcataaataaataatcatcttttttcCCTCAACACCATTCATCATCTTTCATCATTCAAACTGTAAAGAATCCTGAAACTGATCAACAATAAAGTTGCTTATAAGCTCATCTAATTTGTCTTGTACTATTTATTCtctaactataatatttttttaaaattaacatttcgtTTCTTTCAGTTTCTTTACCtatcgatgaaaattaaaaactttccgCGCCATTTGAATCGCAGCGAGAAATAAGTCACTGAATCAGtaagaaattgaactgtttcacaACAAAAACTCACTGGTTCAAATTGTTAGGAATGGGTCACGGATTGAAAAGATtaggaattttttctgaaaatcagagAAATCTCTCTGATTCCAGTTTACTAgggaaatttttcaacaagtgattttttgtcatgctaaaatttatttttaaaagtttcgagTCATTATCACacaacaatttattaatatttgcacACTTTTAAAAAGATGAGCaaaatgaaaccaaaaaaagacctgttttgaaaagattcgagaaaattttaaatcttatgaagatttataaacacatcaaacaaaatttagatttttgaaaatgttgagataaaaattagaagctttttaagtattttgaaaaagtatgtaaatcaaatgtttgcaatttttgaaGGAACAAAGTAATAtgtttttaacacttttcaaaagttacaataaaaattctaaagGTTCATTCAGATTCcccagaaaatttgaaatattttattacccagaatttttttaatttaaggaaaaattcaaataattttaaaagtatatttaaaaaagtatagaagtttattcagaattaaaaaaaatatattaaaaaaattcgatttattttaaaagatactccAACGActtataagctttaaaaagattgttaaataatttaaaaattgtggaaatttcaaaattttcttttaatgcagatttttgaagattatatATGGccgcaaatagttaataaaaagagtgtcagtagagtgaatgacgccttaaACAaggaccttggctattaatggacccaagtggggaaccttacataaggacttcgtgaggttcttcgcttggggtgattgctagagagattgatcagcaaccagggtcagagcagtgttttggaacgaacgtgttatttacataaataacaagagaattctggatcaatctgaaaaatctctatcccttccacacactactcctttcccctgccgagtgagtcacgcctaccccgaaagggaagtggcctaatggtgtaataataataataataataatgataataataataataataataaaataagctatttaaggatttcaaaaagtttcaagtgaataagaacaatttctgaatatttctgggaaaattttttaatgattttttattttgaaaaattaagttttagagagagtttaaaaatattttaaaagatttctataaatttcgAGAGAGAAAATCCgaaattctggttaatttttaaagatatttaggaatttttcaagtACTGAATAGTACTTGTAGAAAGTACTCTTTAGCAATcttatcttattttttgttttttacttatttagtatttaaaccatttttaattttttacattggcaaattttcaattccagagatattataaactttcaagaaTGTtccactttgaatattttttatttcggaaattttacagtgtcccGATTTTTGTTTTTCGGGGGGTATATCAGTATAcccatttttgaaaatcttttaaaatttttaaaaatattttcaactttttatttaaaaaaacaatgaaattttttccaggaatcttaagattCTTTGTTATCTTTAAACCTTACCAATTGTTGgaaggctttaaaattttttttaaaggtttcaaaatattaaaaataatgaattatttataaatctttaaaacttcttaTCCTTGTAAATATGTATCAAGTCGATTCCAATTTTTCCAATCTTCCACATTCTTCTTCGACAATTTTAGAATTCCTTCGAAACCTTTTtgattattctcttgaaattcaatttttaaaagtttatttccaaataattaaaaatctgcaTCTcggttttaattttcattaatttttctgatttcggaattattttttaaattatttcaaaacttttaaatattttttaaagtgattagtttttttttattgaaaaaatctgcaaaattaaatgtatttcttCAAAACCTTCAAGATTCTTTGTTGCAAATATTagagatgttttaaaatattttaaaactgtattaaatattcatttaacattaatttttttcataataagaaattattttacatttatctaggaatcttaagaaaattgattgattctcttgaaatcttacaaaattcctcaaagcttttcaatttttcgtttgaaacctttaaaaacctacactctattaaaaaatttttgaaatattttaaagttttacattattatttgatcttttcaaaatttcgaaatatcgaaatatttaaatagcaaagaaataatatattttgattttcctaaaaaaatataataatagccaattttttatttgaacatgtatttattaaatcaataaaatatttcagtttaaatttgtACCATTCAAcagaaatattattcaaatcCCCAGTGATACAGATACGAATTATAAGATAAATTCAACATGACAGGCCTTCAATGCTAATGAAAACGCCCAAAATGATGATTCATAAATAATCGTGAAGGctcatattcttaaaaaaaactgaacCAATATATATTCTGAAGAGACCAGGatgtaaggtttaaaaaaaattgcgtagtaaaaaataataaaatatttattactttcatttaagataatatcgctttttaccaattaaaaaaatgaaaattcttagaaagttttttcaaaatttagtattttgtcaaaaaattcacttttaaagcTTTTCcgaaattatttcctttttcaaTGTAAAGGAATGGTTTACCAAAAACGAAAGTCACAAGATATACAGTATATattacccaaaatttaaaaaaaatttaagtggggTTTTTTAGGAAATCCAATTTAGAAAGTTATAATCGATGACTCTGACGAACTTAGTACATTTTTTGGGAGCATTCTGGGAAAAATACAATtacttgtttttaacttttttatttttcaacagaattaataattttgaagtgaTTTTGGGAAAACAgttcagaaaaattactttttgccaAAACCAAATATTACAgtttctttctaattttaaaaggaaaataattagATCACAAGGACTTTCAATGACTGAAGTTCTGATTTAATGCTAcgctgtgtgtgtgtgtgtgtgtgttgtgtGTTTCTCGGGTTCGTTGTTCGTCCCTGAAATTCCACCAGCAATAATTGCGTTTGGTCTTCATGGGAGAGAAAAAcaacccttatttttataatttttgaaagaatcttAGTTccgtacaattaaatttttctacttcatttaagtaaaaagtatatttaaatataaagaaaaactaaataaatattattaattagaaaaataagaatatcTCATTCTTTAATATGTACTTTCTGCAAGTAGAAATCAGAGTGGAATGTGGAATCAGTTGATACCAtccgtttttttaattatttattttatttaaaaactaaaaataagaaaattcggaGAAACTTTCTGTCCTGCCAAACTTCCAAGATGACAAAATTTCTAAatgaggaaaatatttttttgcataaaaaagcaaaataataaaatttctctttagtttaagttaaagaaatttcaagttcgAC
This Belonocnema kinseyi isolate 2016_QV_RU_SX_M_011 chromosome 3, B_treatae_v1, whole genome shotgun sequence DNA region includes the following protein-coding sequences:
- the LOC117169487 gene encoding neuropeptide-like 4 — protein: MFKSFVFVAILALAAAAPEPAPAPGPAPGPEPAPKPELLAQPLVYSSYPSYYTNYYGIAPLPYQPLVTSYSGLPVVKPIAYAL